One window of Halopseudomonas maritima genomic DNA carries:
- the gabD gene encoding NADP-dependent succinate-semialdehyde dehydrogenase encodes MELHCPDLFRQQAYVAGHWCEADKGARTDIANPATHERLGSVPNMGADETRRAIDAARIAQQQWRQRTAKERAQVLRKWFELMMQHQEDLARIMTAEQGKPLTEARGEIAYAASFLEWFGEEAKRVYGDVIPGHQTDKRILVQKEPVGVTAAITPWNFPAAMITRKAGPALAAGCAMVLKPAPQTPFSALALAHLAEQAGLPAGLFSVITADVDRSRDVGDELCSNPVVRKLSFTGSTGVGIKLMEQCAPTLKKLSLELGGNAPFIVFDDADLDAAVEGAMISKYRNAGQTCVCANRIYVQDSVYDAFAAKLTDAVAKLKVGDGTEAGVTTGPLIDARAVEKVQRHLKDATDKGATVIAGGKPHALGGFFFEPTILTGVDSSMAVAREETFGPLAPLFRFSDEADVVRQANDTEFGLAAYFYARDLSRVFRVAEALEYGMVGINTGLISNEVAPFGGMKSSGLGREGSKYGIEEYIEIKYLCLGGI; translated from the coding sequence ATGGAACTGCACTGCCCTGACCTGTTTCGCCAGCAAGCCTATGTCGCCGGTCACTGGTGCGAGGCCGACAAGGGCGCGCGCACTGACATCGCCAATCCGGCTACCCATGAACGCCTCGGCAGCGTGCCGAACATGGGCGCAGACGAAACCCGCCGCGCCATAGACGCGGCGCGTATTGCCCAGCAGCAGTGGCGTCAGCGCACGGCCAAGGAGCGCGCACAGGTACTGCGCAAGTGGTTTGAACTGATGATGCAGCACCAGGAAGACCTGGCCCGCATCATGACCGCAGAGCAGGGAAAGCCGCTGACCGAGGCGCGTGGCGAGATCGCCTACGCAGCGTCCTTCCTGGAGTGGTTTGGCGAAGAGGCCAAGCGTGTCTACGGTGATGTTATTCCCGGCCATCAGACGGACAAGCGCATTCTGGTACAGAAAGAGCCGGTGGGCGTGACTGCCGCTATTACGCCCTGGAATTTCCCCGCGGCCATGATTACCCGCAAGGCTGGCCCGGCGCTGGCCGCAGGCTGCGCGATGGTCCTCAAGCCCGCGCCGCAAACCCCGTTCTCCGCGCTGGCGCTGGCTCACCTGGCCGAGCAGGCGGGGCTGCCGGCGGGCCTGTTCAGCGTTATTACTGCTGATGTTGATCGCTCCCGTGACGTCGGTGACGAGCTGTGCAGCAACCCGGTGGTGCGCAAGCTGTCGTTCACCGGCTCAACCGGTGTTGGCATCAAGCTGATGGAGCAGTGCGCACCGACCCTGAAGAAGCTGTCGCTGGAGCTGGGCGGCAATGCACCCTTTATCGTCTTCGACGATGCCGATCTGGATGCCGCGGTTGAAGGCGCGATGATCTCCAAATACCGCAACGCCGGTCAGACCTGCGTCTGCGCCAACCGCATCTACGTGCAGGATTCGGTCTACGACGCCTTCGCCGCCAAGCTGACTGATGCCGTCGCCAAGCTGAAGGTCGGTGATGGTACCGAGGCGGGCGTGACCACCGGCCCGCTGATCGATGCGCGCGCTGTGGAGAAAGTGCAGCGTCACCTCAAGGATGCCACCGACAAGGGCGCTACCGTTATCGCTGGCGGCAAACCGCACGCGCTGGGTGGTTTCTTCTTCGAGCCGACCATTCTCACTGGCGTGGACAGCAGCATGGCGGTGGCCCGCGAAGAAACCTTCGGCCCGCTGGCGCCGCTGTTCCGCTTCAGCGACGAGGCCGATGTGGTGCGTCAGGCCAACGATACCGAGTTTGGCCTGGCGGCCTACTTCTATGCCCGCGACCTGAGCCGCGTCTTCCGTGTGGCCGAGGCGCTGGAGTACGGCATGGTGGGTATCAATACCGGCCTGATTTCCAATGAAGTGGCGCCCTTTGGCGGCATGAAGTCCTCGGGCCTGGGGCGTGAAGGCTCCAAGTACGGCATCGAAGAGTACATTGAGATCAAATACCTCTGTCTGGGCGGCATCTGA
- a CDS encoding TonB-dependent receptor family protein translates to MNPSSLRVALSSALLCTATLAHSTTDTLQLPTQTILGASDESRDLSLPLARSTLFADDLSSANLGANLSEPLQRVPGLLALNRQNYAQDVQVSSRGFGARAQFGVRGVRLVQDGIPLTMPDGQGQPAQFDLDNLERIEVLRGPLSALYGNASGGIIQGFSSEGSAYPTLDSRGSIGSDGLWRERLKYGAQHGDLNVAANLSRLETDGYRDHSETRRDMANLRLGWDIDDVSSLTLVVNALDQPETQDPLGLTAAALEADRQQAVAQAERFDTRKSVSHQQLGMNYQRRLASDDQITVMAYGGERDVQQFLAFPGNALYSGGGVIELDRRFGGSELGWQRDTTLFELPVTLAAGLSWNYQGEGRKGFVNQFGHKGGLQRDEFNRVESREAYLISTWQLAPRWHLTAGARYSKVKFDSDDNYFVDGQDDSGSVRYDETTPALGLSYQWTPDVSLYGAIGKGFETPTAQELAYRPSGSGLNFELRPSKADNAEVGLKLRRERTQLDLALFYTETDNEIVTGASQVNSGRTTYANAGQSTRQGIELSVQQQLAPSLTGYLAYTWLDARFDSYTNSNGDDLAGNRLPGVPRHSLYAELAWQPTASFSTALEMQSLSQRYANDDNSAEAPGYAAFNWRASYRQQLGSLQLEPFARIDNLTDKEYIGSLIVNGAGARYYEPAPERSWLIGLGLQYRWQ, encoded by the coding sequence ATGAATCCCAGTTCTCTTCGAGTCGCGCTCAGCAGCGCGCTGCTGTGTACCGCGACCCTCGCGCACAGCACCACCGACACCTTACAGCTCCCGACCCAAACCATCCTCGGCGCCAGCGATGAAAGTCGCGATCTGAGCCTGCCGCTAGCCCGCAGCACCCTGTTTGCCGACGACCTGTCATCAGCAAACCTCGGGGCCAACCTGTCCGAGCCCCTGCAGCGGGTTCCTGGCCTGCTCGCGCTGAACCGCCAAAACTACGCCCAAGATGTGCAGGTATCCTCCCGCGGCTTTGGCGCCCGTGCGCAGTTCGGCGTGCGCGGTGTGCGCCTGGTGCAGGACGGCATCCCGCTGACCATGCCCGATGGTCAGGGCCAACCGGCGCAGTTCGACCTCGATAACCTGGAGCGCATTGAAGTACTGCGTGGCCCACTCAGCGCGCTGTACGGCAACGCCTCCGGCGGTATCATCCAGGGCTTCAGCAGCGAAGGCAGCGCCTACCCTACCCTGGACAGCCGCGGCAGCATCGGCAGTGACGGGCTCTGGCGCGAACGCCTGAAGTACGGTGCCCAGCACGGCGACCTCAACGTTGCCGCCAACCTGTCGCGACTGGAAACCGACGGCTATCGCGACCACAGCGAAACCCGCCGTGACATGGCCAACCTGCGTCTGGGCTGGGATATCGACGATGTCTCCAGTCTGACCCTGGTGGTCAACGCACTGGACCAGCCGGAGACTCAGGACCCGCTGGGGCTGACCGCCGCCGCACTGGAGGCCGACCGTCAACAGGCTGTCGCTCAGGCGGAGCGATTTGACACCCGCAAAAGCGTCAGCCACCAGCAGCTGGGCATGAACTATCAGCGCCGTCTGGCCAGCGACGATCAGATCACCGTCATGGCCTACGGCGGCGAGCGCGATGTGCAGCAGTTCCTCGCCTTTCCCGGCAACGCGCTGTATTCCGGCGGCGGTGTGATTGAGCTGGATCGTCGCTTTGGCGGCAGCGAGCTGGGTTGGCAGCGCGACACCACGCTGTTCGAGCTGCCGGTCACTCTGGCCGCCGGGCTGAGCTGGAACTATCAGGGCGAGGGCCGCAAGGGTTTCGTCAATCAGTTCGGCCATAAGGGTGGCCTGCAACGTGACGAGTTCAACCGGGTGGAAAGCCGTGAGGCCTACCTGATCAGCACCTGGCAACTGGCACCGCGCTGGCACCTCACCGCTGGCGCCCGCTACAGCAAGGTCAAGTTCGACTCCGACGACAACTATTTTGTCGACGGCCAGGACGACAGCGGCTCGGTCCGTTACGACGAAACCACCCCGGCACTCGGCCTGAGCTATCAATGGACGCCCGACGTCAGCCTCTACGGCGCCATCGGCAAGGGCTTTGAAACACCGACTGCGCAGGAGCTGGCCTACCGTCCAAGCGGCAGCGGCCTGAACTTCGAGCTGCGACCGAGCAAAGCGGACAACGCCGAAGTCGGTCTCAAGCTGCGTCGCGAGCGCACGCAACTGGACCTCGCCCTGTTTTACACCGAGACCGACAATGAAATCGTCACGGGCGCCAGCCAGGTCAACAGCGGACGCACCACCTACGCCAACGCGGGCCAGTCAACGCGCCAGGGCATCGAGCTAAGCGTGCAGCAGCAGTTGGCACCGAGCCTGACCGGCTATCTGGCCTACACCTGGCTCGACGCCCGTTTCGACAGCTATACCAACAGCAACGGCGATGACCTGGCCGGCAACCGCTTGCCCGGCGTGCCGCGCCACAGCCTCTATGCCGAGCTGGCCTGGCAGCCGACCGCCAGCTTCAGCACCGCGCTAGAAATGCAGAGCCTCAGCCAACGCTACGCCAACGACGACAACAGCGCCGAAGCGCCTGGCTACGCGGCCTTCAACTGGCGCGCCAGCTACCGCCAGCAGCTGGGCAGCCTGCAGCTGGAGCCCTTCGCCCGCATCGACAATCTCACCGATAAGGAATATATCGGCTCACTGATCGTCAACGGGGCCGGTGCCCGCTACTACGAGCCGGCACCGGAGCGCAGCTGGCTGATCGGCCTCGGCCTGCAGTATCGCTGGCAGTAA
- a CDS encoding MarR family winged helix-turn-helix transcriptional regulator: MHMMHDLYLALRRLQRASEIHAKRLGRHSGLTPIQLLILHSIKAMGESTLGDLARQVSVSQATLSTIIDRLESRDLLQRVRSTSDKRKVHLALTEKGLAAIQAEPALLPAAFLERFGQLADWEQLMLLASLQRVAGLLEAGQQVRSELFEGESAA; the protein is encoded by the coding sequence ATGCATATGATGCACGATCTCTATCTGGCTCTGCGCCGCCTGCAACGCGCCAGTGAAATTCACGCCAAGCGTTTGGGGCGCCATAGCGGACTGACGCCGATCCAGTTGCTGATTCTGCACAGCATCAAGGCCATGGGCGAAAGCACCCTGGGTGACTTGGCGCGGCAGGTAAGTGTATCCCAAGCCACGCTCAGTACCATCATCGACCGTCTTGAAAGCCGCGACCTGTTGCAACGGGTGCGTAGCACCAGTGACAAGCGCAAGGTGCATCTGGCCCTGACCGAGAAGGGTCTGGCCGCTATCCAGGCTGAGCCAGCGTTGTTGCCCGCAGCCTTCCTTGAGCGTTTTGGCCAGCTGGCTGACTGGGAGCAGCTGATGCTGCTGGCCAGTCTGCAGCGCGTGGCTGGTCTGCTTGAAGCCGGACAGCAGGTGCGCTCCGAGCTCTTCGAAGGCGAATCTGCCGCCTGA